GACCATGTTCGTCTCGTCGCTGTCCGTGCTCGCGATGAACATGTCTGCGTTCTCGACGCCCGCCTCCTCGAGTACCGCCAGCGACGTGCCGTCGCCCTCGATCGCGAGCACGTCCAGGCGGTACGTGACCGCTTCGACGCGCTCCGGGTCGTTGTCGACGACCACCACGTCGTGCGCGTCGGCGAGACTCGCAGCGATGTTCGAACCGACCTCGCCGGCACCGACGACGACGACTCGCACTACGCACTCACCTCAGTCATTGCCGGTGCCGACGAACGGCCGGAACAAGAGGGTTGTCATGCAGTCCGCCACTCGCGGCGTCGGCGAATTTGCTCCCGACGGTCAGTCGGGGGCGTCGGTGTCGACGTCCAGCGAGACGTCGCGACGGCTGCCCTCGAGGTCGGCGACGACGCGTTCGACGATGCGGGACGCTTCGTTCCGGATCTTCGGTTTCACCTTCTCGACGACCCAGGACAGCGAGACGAATCGCGGCAGGTCGACGCTGCCGACCGCCGCCGACTCCGCGTCGTACTCGACGAGGAACCGCACCTCGGTCGCGTCGTCCTCGCCCGCCGGTGGGTCGACGGACTCGACGAACCAGTGACCGGTGGCGTCGATGTCCTTCGTGATCCGCCAGTCGATGCGTGCCGGCGGGTCGACCGCGGTCACCTCCGACCGGGCGGTGTACGTGAGCTTCCACCACGCGAACCGGAGGTCGTAGCGCGTGCCGGGGCCGCCGTCGCCGCGCTGGTCGACGTGCGTGAGGTGCTCGGAGTACGCGGCGTACCCGGGGAAGTCGAGGAGGAACTCGTACACTCGCTGTCGGTCCGCGTAGACGACGGTCGTGACCTCGACTCGCTCCACGCCGGTACTCGCGGCGGTTCGCTGGTAAACGTTTCGTCGTTCACGTCAGGTACCGGTCACCTCGACGGCGCCGTCCGATATCTCTCGCCCAGAAATAATTCGGCCAAATAGATCGTGACGGAAAGATATATTTGGGGCGGTGGAGAATAATTAGAATACGCTATTATGGGGAATAAATACACTGGCGTGCTCGTGGCGTTCGTCGCCGTTCTCGCCGTCGCCGGTCCGGCGGTCGGCGCGGTCGGTGCGGCCAGCGGGGCCGGCGCCGCGGCGGGGGCGACGGACGCGACGTCGGTCGACCTCGCGTTGTCGGTGGAGACGGCGACGTCGTCCGTCGACCCTGGCGAGACCGTGACCGTCACATTCACCGTCGGGAACGCCGGCGGGAGCCCGGCGGCGAACGCGTCGCTCCAGCCGCGGTTCCCGCCGTCGTGGTCAGTCGAGAGTCACGAGGACGACGGCGCGGAGTTCGCCGAGCGCGGCGTCGGCTGGCGGTTCGCGGAACTCTCGAGCGGCGAGCAGCGGACGGTGTCGGTGACGATGTTGGTTCCCGCGGACTGGGACGGAGGCGACTTCACGCTCCGATCGCAGGTCGGTGACCGCGAACGCAACACCGCGAGCGCGGAGACGACCGTCGTCGTCGGCGACGGTGGCGACGGTGGAGATGGTGGCGACGGTGAAGACGGCGGTGGCGACGACGACGGCCTCGACGGCGGAGACGGCAGTGACGACGGTGGCGATGAGTCGACGGACGGTAGCGACGATGGATCGAAGGACGGCAGCGATAGCGAAGACGACTCCACCATCGAAGCTCCCGACGACGTCTCCGAGGATGGCTCGAACGATGATTCGACGGACGAGAACTCGAAGACGGACGGGTCCGAAACTGATGGCTCCGCGTCGGACGGGTCGGCGGACGATGGCGACGACGGGGGGCTGTCCAGCGGGTCCGGCGACGGGTCGAGCGATGACGCATCGAACGACGATGAGTCGAAGACGGACGGGTCGGAGAAGGATGAGTCGAAGACGGACGGGTCGGAGAAGGATGAGTCGAAGACGGATGGGTCGGAGAAGGATGAGTCGAAGACGGATGGGTCGGAGAAGGATGAGTCGAAGACGGATGGGTCGGAGAAGGATGAGTCGAAGACGGATGGGTCGGAGAAGGATGAGTCGAAGACGGACGGCTCGAAGGACGATGGGTCGACGCAGTCTGGGTCGGACGACGGAACGTCGGCTGATGAAGCGGGCGACTCGAGCGGTGACGCGTCGAGCGGTGACGAATCGATCGAGGGTGGGTCGTACAGTGACGTAGCCGACGGAACCCCAGAGGGGGCGTCCGGCGGTGATTCGACGGCGTCCGAACCGGACGTGAACGAGGTGCTCGGCGTCGGTGGGAACGACGAGACCGTCGACCTGCTGGCGCCGCTGGACTCGCTCTCGGCGCCCGTCGAGGACCCGCGGCGCCAGCACTTCGACGGCGTGTTCAGCCTGTTCTCCGTCGGGTCGATCGGCGTCCTCCTCGCACGACGGTTCCAGTGACGGCCGCGTACCGATACCCTCTTCTCGTCGAACGTTTCAGCGTCGAGCATGGAGTACGACGTCTGCGTCGTCGGCGGCGGCGTCGCCGGCCTTACCGCGAGCACGTTCGTCGCTCGCGGAGGTCTGGAGACGGTCGTCGTTGACGACGGGAACTCGATCCTGCAACGGAACGCGCACCTGGAGAACTTCACGGGGTTCCCCCAGGGTGTGGACGCACGGCGGTTGCTGGAGCGAACGCGACGGCAGGCCGAGCACGCGGGCGTGACGTTCGTCGACGGTCGCGTCACCGACGTCGTCGACGACAGCGGCGAGGACGACGATGCTACCGCGGAGTCGACGGCGTTCGCGGTGTCGGTCGACGACGGGTCGTCGTTCTCGGTTGAGCGCGTGATCGCGGCGTCGTGGAGCGACGCGAGCTACCTGCCGGCGGCGGTGGCGGCGGAGACGCGCGGGACGAAGGCGTTCGTCGAGGTGGACGCCGACGGGCGGACGAGCGTGGGCGGGATCTACGCCGCGGGCCGGCTCGCCGACCAGTACCATCAGGCGATCGTCTGCGCGGGCCACGGTGCGACCGTCGGCGTGACCGTCGTCCACGACAGCGACGAAGCGTTCTACCACGACTGGGTCGTCCCCGAGGGCTACTTCACGGGTCGCGGGCGCGAGGTCCCGCCGGGCTGCGAGGAGATCGACGACGCCGAACGTCTGGAGCGAGACGCGGCTGCGCGCGAGGCGAACGCGACGTACACGGTCGCGCTCGACGACGATCCCGTGATGCATCCGAGCGTTCGCGATACCGACTGACGGGTTCGGAATCGACGGCGCGTTCTCGGTCGCGGGTCGGCGTAGAACTCGGCGTGGCGATCCCGATGGCGGGTGGGGTCGTCGTGGCGGCGAGACGAGGTCGGTCGATTCGAGAGGGTCGACATCGGGTACGCTCTTGTGTGGGGGCCTCCAAGCACGGGGTATGACTGCGGGCACGGACGACGGGATGGCAGCTGCCGACGGGTCGCTCGCTGGGGTGAACGTCGCGCTCGGCGTCACTGGCTCGATCGCCGCGGTGAAGACGGTGGAGTTGGCGCACGAACTCCGGCGGGAGGGAGCGAGCGTGCGTGCGGTACTGACGGAGAGTGCGACGGGCATCCTGCACCCGTGGGCGGTGGAGTTCGCGACCGGGAACGACGTCGTGACGGAGCTCACGGGCGGCGTCGAGCACGTCGCGCTCTGTGGGCGCGACGAGTGGGCGGACGTCCTCCTGGTTGCGCCGTCGACGGCGAACACGGTCGGGAAGATGGCGAGTGCGATCGATGACTCGACGGTGACGACGTGTGCGACGACCGCGCTCGGGGCGGGCGTGCCGGTCGTGGTGGCGCCCGCGATGCACGAGCCGATGTACGACCACCCGGGCGTCCTCGACGCGATCGAGCGTCTGGAGTCGTGGGGGGTCTCGTTCGTCGACCCGCGCGTCGAGGAGGGGAAGGCGAAGGTGGCGTCCGAGGAGGCGATCGTGCTGGCGACGGCGCGCGCCGTCGGTGACCGGCCGCTCGCGGGCGAGCACGTCGTGGTGACGTCGGGAGCGACCCGCGAGCTGGTGGATCCGGTGCGCGTGCTCACGAACCGGTCGTCGGGGCGGACGGGGCGTGCTGTCGCGAAGGCGGCGTACGTCGCGGGCGCGGACGTGACGCTCGTCCACTCGGACGGCGAGGTGCCGTACGCGGACGTGCTGGACGTGGAGACGGCGGCGGAGATGACCGAGGCGGTGCTGTCGGTCGCCGGGGGCGCGGACGCGCTCGTGTCGGTGGCAGCGATCTCGGACTACACGGTCGAGAGCGCGGACGAGAAGCTCCGGAGCGGGCAAGCGGACCTCGCGCTCTCCCTGGAGCCGACGGCGAAGCTCGTCGACGCGGTCCGGGACGCCCACCCGGATCTCCCGATCGTGGGGTTCAAAGCGGAGACGAGCGGTGACGACGCGGCGATGGTCGAGCAGGCGCGAGCGATCGCGGAGCGCGTCGGGATGGCGTTCGTGGTGGCGAACGACGCGAGCGTGATGGGCGAGTCGGCGACGCACGCGTTCCTCGTCCACGAGGAGGGGTACGCCGAGTTCGAGGGGTCGAAGGCCGCACTCGGCCGGGAGGTCGTCGCCGCGCTCGCCGAAGTCCTCGGCTAGGATCGATCGGGCGTATTGGTGGTTCGAGGAAGCGGATTCTGCGGTCGGTTCGCGGAACGCAGACGGGGGTCGCCTCAGAGCAGTAGCGTCGCGAGGACGACGACCAGGACGGCGACGACGAGGACGACGCTGACCCCGATGCCCGTCCGCAGGTCGACCGATTCGCGACTCGCGACGGCGCCGAGGAACTCGTCGGGTCGGTCGACCGCCGCGGCCGTGCCGTCGGCCACTGCGACCGCGCCGCGGTCGACTGCGGCGTACAGTTCGGTGACGCCGACGACGAGGTAGCGCGTGCCGGACAGCGCGAGCGGGTTGTAGAGGTCGTCGACGTCGGGGACCCTCCCGAGTCCCTCGAGTGGCTTCTTGATGACGACGAACCCGAGCAGGCCGATGGTGGCGAGCGCGAGGCCTTCCACGACGTGGTCCACGGTGTAGGTGACGTAGGCGTGCGAGACGACTGCCTCGGAGGTGACGTCGAAGGGAAGCAACGCGAACAGCGCGGTGTCGAAGACGCCGAAGCCGACGCAGAGCGCGGCGACGGATACCATCGCGACGGTCTGTCCCCGGTTGGCGTCGGGGACGGTTCCGTCGTACTCGCCGTTGAGGAACGCGTAGTAGCCGAACTTGATGAACGAGAGGAACGTCCCGACGCCGCCGGCGAGCAGGAGGATCTCGAGCGTGGTGAAGCCGCCGACCGCGAGCGGGCCCTTCGGGAAGTCGTAGTGACTGGCCGAGACGACGATTCCCTTGCTGACGAACCCGTTGAACAGCGGGAAGCCGGCGATCGAGAGTGCGGCGACGGAGAACGTCGCGGCCGTGATCGGCATCTCGCGGGCGAGTCCGCCGAGCTTCTTCAGGTCGGATTGCTTCGTCCGGTAGATGATGACGCCGGCGGTCATGAAGAGCAGTGCCTTGTAGAGGATGTGGTTGAAGACGTGCGCCATCGCGCCGGCTTGCGCGAGCGTCGACCCGATGCCGACGCCGGCGACCATGTAGCCGACCTGCGACTGGATGTGGTACGATAGCAGGCGGCGCATGTCGTTCTGGAAGAGGGCGTACGTGGCGCCGAAGACGGCCATGATACCGCCCATGTACGCGATCGCGAGTTCGCCCTCGGGGAACGCGCGGTACATCCCGTAGACGCCGGTCTTCGTGGTGTACACGCAGAGGAAGACGCTCGCGGCGACGTGCGGACGCGGGTACGTATCGGGGAGCCACGCGTGGAGGCCGACGAACCCGACGTTGACGCCGATGCCGAGCGCGGCGAGGACGGGTGCGACCGCGCCAGCCATTCCACTGGGGGACGCGGTGAACAGGAACGACCCGACCTCGACGTACTGCCAGACGACGGCGCCGAGCAGGAGCGTCCCGCCGACCCCGTGCAGGAGCGCGTACCGGTAGCCGGCGCGCACGGCCCGACCGCGGTAGTGCCAGACGAGGAGCGTGCTGGTGACGGCCATCAGCTCCCAGAAGAACACGAGCGTCAGCCAGTCGCCGCCGAAGACGGCGCCGAGGCTGGTCGCGACGTACGAGAGCGCGAACGCCGTTTGGAGCGCCGACGCCTCGGTGTAGTACGAGTACAGCACCGCGATCGCGCCGATGAACCCGAAGATGACGCCCATCAGGGTCGAGAACGGGTCGACGTTGAACAGGACGACGTCGAACCCGAACAGCAACACGTCGCCGTGCTGGCCGGCGTCGACCAGCCAGACGTAGGGAACGACGACGGCGGTGGCGACGACGCCGAGCGCGTGCCCGACGCGTCGACCGACGAACGGGAGCAGTATCGCGGCGAGCGCCACGGGGAGGAACGGCGGAACGAGGGGTTCGACCATCTACACGCTCACCCCCGTCACGGCTTCGACGACGAAGCGGACGATCTCGAGGAAGACCGCGGTGTCGGGGACGATCCCGAGGACGACCGAGCCGGCGGCGGCGAACAGTATCGGGCCGAGCATGAACCACGTGGACTCCTCGCCGTTCCACCGTCGATCCTCCCACGCGAGACTCGGGTCGTGCCCGTGGTCCGGGTCGATGTGCGCGGCCGCTTCCAGGCGGTCGCGCGGTCCCTGTCCCTCGTGGTCGTCGGCGAACCCGTGGTCGTCGCGCTCGATCGTCGGTCGATCGTCGACGTCGACATCGTCGGCCAGGGTCTCGTCGGCCGGAGTCTCGTCGGCGTCGCGGCCGCCGTCCGCCGCCGTCTCCGGGCGGCCGTAGCGGCCGCCGAGGACGTGCTCGACGACGGGCTTCGGGTCCCCCGTGCCGGGCGACTCGAAGAACGCCGTGTACACGACCGGCCAGAAGTACGCGACGTTGAGGACGCCGGATAGCAACAGTGCGGCCGTGAACACGATGTCGCCGGTCGACACGGTCCCGAGGAGGATGAAGTACTTGCTGACGAACCCGGCGACGAGCGGGATGCCCGCCATCCCGAGCGCCGCCACCCCGAACGCGGTCATCGTCAGTGGCATCCGCTCGCCGATACCGGCCATGTTGCTGATGTCGTCGGTGTGCGTCTCGACGTGGAGTGCGCCCGCACAGAAGAACAGCGTGAGCTTCATGAACGCGTGCGCGGGGATGTGCAAGAGCCCGCCCGTGATCGAGAGCGGGTGGAGGACGGCGATCCCGAGCACGATGTAGGAGAGCTGGCTCACCGTCGAGAACGCGAGGCGGCGCTTGAGGTTGTCCTGCCGGAGTGCGATGACGCTCGAGATGACGAGCGTGAACGCCGCGATGCCCGCGAGGGGCAGGCCCATCCCGAGGTCGCCGACGGCGACCGGCCCGTACACGTCGAGGACGACGCGCGCGATACCGAACACGCCGGACTTCACGACCGCGACCGCGTGCAGGAGCCCGGAGACGGGGGTCGGCGCGACCATCGCGTCCGGGAGCCACGAGTGCATCGGCATGAGCGCGGCTTTCACGCCGAATCCGGCGATGAGGAGCGCGAACGCGGCGCGAGCGAACAGCGG
Above is a genomic segment from Halorubellus sp. JP-L1 containing:
- a CDS encoding SRPBCC family protein, coding for MERVEVTTVVYADRQRVYEFLLDFPGYAAYSEHLTHVDQRGDGGPGTRYDLRFAWWKLTYTARSEVTAVDPPARIDWRITKDIDATGHWFVESVDPPAGEDDATEVRFLVEYDAESAAVGSVDLPRFVSLSWVVEKVKPKIRNEASRIVERVVADLEGSRRDVSLDVDTDAPD
- a CDS encoding NEW3 domain-containing protein, producing MGNKYTGVLVAFVAVLAVAGPAVGAVGAASGAGAAAGATDATSVDLALSVETATSSVDPGETVTVTFTVGNAGGSPAANASLQPRFPPSWSVESHEDDGAEFAERGVGWRFAELSSGEQRTVSVTMLVPADWDGGDFTLRSQVGDRERNTASAETTVVVGDGGDGGDGGDGEDGGGDDDGLDGGDGSDDGGDESTDGSDDGSKDGSDSEDDSTIEAPDDVSEDGSNDDSTDENSKTDGSETDGSASDGSADDGDDGGLSSGSGDGSSDDASNDDESKTDGSEKDESKTDGSEKDESKTDGSEKDESKTDGSEKDESKTDGSEKDESKTDGSEKDESKTDGSKDDGSTQSGSDDGTSADEAGDSSGDASSGDESIEGGSYSDVADGTPEGASGGDSTASEPDVNEVLGVGGNDETVDLLAPLDSLSAPVEDPRRQHFDGVFSLFSVGSIGVLLARRFQ
- a CDS encoding FAD-dependent oxidoreductase, giving the protein MEYDVCVVGGGVAGLTASTFVARGGLETVVVDDGNSILQRNAHLENFTGFPQGVDARRLLERTRRQAEHAGVTFVDGRVTDVVDDSGEDDDATAESTAFAVSVDDGSSFSVERVIAASWSDASYLPAAVAAETRGTKAFVEVDADGRTSVGGIYAAGRLADQYHQAIVCAGHGATVGVTVVHDSDEAFYHDWVVPEGYFTGRGREVPPGCEEIDDAERLERDAAAREANATYTVALDDDPVMHPSVRDTD
- the coaBC gene encoding bifunctional phosphopantothenoylcysteine decarboxylase/phosphopantothenate--cysteine ligase CoaBC translates to MTAGTDDGMAAADGSLAGVNVALGVTGSIAAVKTVELAHELRREGASVRAVLTESATGILHPWAVEFATGNDVVTELTGGVEHVALCGRDEWADVLLVAPSTANTVGKMASAIDDSTVTTCATTALGAGVPVVVAPAMHEPMYDHPGVLDAIERLESWGVSFVDPRVEEGKAKVASEEAIVLATARAVGDRPLAGEHVVVTSGATRELVDPVRVLTNRSSGRTGRAVAKAAYVAGADVTLVHSDGEVPYADVLDVETAAEMTEAVLSVAGGADALVSVAAISDYTVESADEKLRSGQADLALSLEPTAKLVDAVRDAHPDLPIVGFKAETSGDDAAMVEQARAIAERVGMAFVVANDASVMGESATHAFLVHEEGYAEFEGSKAALGREVVAALAEVLG
- a CDS encoding Na(+)/H(+) antiporter subunit D; this encodes MVEPLVPPFLPVALAAILLPFVGRRVGHALGVVATAVVVPYVWLVDAGQHGDVLLFGFDVVLFNVDPFSTLMGVIFGFIGAIAVLYSYYTEASALQTAFALSYVATSLGAVFGGDWLTLVFFWELMAVTSTLLVWHYRGRAVRAGYRYALLHGVGGTLLLGAVVWQYVEVGSFLFTASPSGMAGAVAPVLAALGIGVNVGFVGLHAWLPDTYPRPHVAASVFLCVYTTKTGVYGMYRAFPEGELAIAYMGGIMAVFGATYALFQNDMRRLLSYHIQSQVGYMVAGVGIGSTLAQAGAMAHVFNHILYKALLFMTAGVIIYRTKQSDLKKLGGLAREMPITAATFSVAALSIAGFPLFNGFVSKGIVVSASHYDFPKGPLAVGGFTTLEILLLAGGVGTFLSFIKFGYYAFLNGEYDGTVPDANRGQTVAMVSVAALCVGFGVFDTALFALLPFDVTSEAVVSHAYVTYTVDHVVEGLALATIGLLGFVVIKKPLEGLGRVPDVDDLYNPLALSGTRYLVVGVTELYAAVDRGAVAVADGTAAAVDRPDEFLGAVASRESVDLRTGIGVSVVLVVAVLVVVLATLLL
- a CDS encoding cation:proton antiporter; the encoded protein is MTEITSLRPVAAVLVSAIAIAPILLSRGRPNLRECWTVLAAVTKLGLVASMVPGVLAGDVYVTEFGQLVPGVEFALRADALGVLFGLLASLLWLVTSFYSIGYMRGLDEHSQTRYFAAFAGSLSAAIGVAFASNLLVLFVFYELLTVATYPLVAHDETPEARAAGRKYLAYTFGGGVAVLAGSLLVFWLTGTTAFTAGGIAELATAQPLFARAAFALLIAGFGVKAALMPMHSWLPDAMVAPTPVSGLLHAVAVVKSGVFGIARVVLDVYGPVAVGDLGMGLPLAGIAAFTLVISSVIALRQDNLKRRLAFSTVSQLSYIVLGIAVLHPLSITGGLLHIPAHAFMKLTLFFCAGALHVETHTDDISNMAGIGERMPLTMTAFGVAALGMAGIPLVAGFVSKYFILLGTVSTGDIVFTAALLLSGVLNVAYFWPVVYTAFFESPGTGDPKPVVEHVLGGRYGRPETAADGGRDADETPADETLADDVDVDDRPTIERDDHGFADDHEGQGPRDRLEAAAHIDPDHGHDPSLAWEDRRWNGEESTWFMLGPILFAAAGSVVLGIVPDTAVFLEIVRFVVEAVTGVSV